A single window of Nicotiana sylvestris chromosome 3, ASM39365v2, whole genome shotgun sequence DNA harbors:
- the LOC138888559 gene encoding uncharacterized protein, with the protein MKIKYLTVKDPLVLWNGLKERYDNLKLVTLPQARYDWAHLRLQDFKSVSEYNSAIFRITSKLKLCRDTTTDYDMLETTFSNMVLQQQYGDKGFKKYSELISLLLVAERNNDLLMRNHENRPTGSTPLPVDEVYSHYAKRGKGRGPIRGRGRGHGRGRGRGQGRNFPGVNNPPKKNNHQKWKGNDEKPKANCSETECYRYDGKGHWANICCVPRYLVELYQASLNNKGPEANFVSDNDFDITHLDVTNFFERPNGKIDHLIGDGSMVKDD; encoded by the coding sequence aTGAAAATAAAATATCTCACAGTCAAAGATCCACTTGTTTTGTGGAAtggcttaaaggaaagatatgacaacttaaagttggtcactcttccacaagcacgatatgattgggctcatTTGAGACTGcaagactttaagtctgtttctgaatataattctgcaatattcagaattacttctaaattgaaactctgtAGAGATACTACCACTGATTATGATATGCTTGAAACAACGTTCTCCAATATGGTCTTGCAACAGCAATACGGAGACAAAGGTTTCAAGAAGTACTCTGagttgatttctcttctccttGTGGCTGAGCGAAACAATGACTTGCTCATGAGAAATCACGAAAATCGACCCACTGGGTCTACACCATTGCCAGTGGATGAAGTGTATTCCCATTATGCTAAGCGTGGAAAAGGCCGTGGCCCTAttcgtggtcgtggtcgtggtcatggtcgtggccGTGGCCGTGGACAAGGAAGAAATTTTCCTGGTGTTAATAATCCCCCAAAGAAAAATAACCACCAAAAGTGGAAAGGGAATGATGAGAAGCCAAAGGCAAATTGTTCAGAAACCGAATGTTATCGTTACGACGGAAAAGGGCATTGGGCAAATATTTGTTGTGTACCAAGATATTtagttgagctttatcaagcatctctaaATAACAAAGGCCCTGAAGCTAATTTTGTCTCTGACAATGATTTTGACATCACCCACTTGGATGTGACAAACTTTTTTGAGCGCCCTAATGGAAAAATAGACCACTTGATCGGTGATGGATCCATGGTTAAAGATGATTGA